The DNA segment ACGAAAAGTTGACAGTGGATCGGTCTTAACGGGAGGGTAAATATTCCAGCCTGGCGATCAGGACGGATTCAATGAGATCTACTTTGGGAACTGCGTTCAAATTCGATCGGGCTCTGATAGTCGAGCGAGGAGTGCAGCCGTACGGGGGTATAGAAGTGCTCGATGAATTCAGAAGCACCTCGTGTAGCCTGTTCGTGTGTTTCGTATTGTTCGTTGCGAACTTCTTCGGTCTTGTAGCTCTTGAAAAACGATTCCATTGGGGCGTTGTCATAGCAATTTCCTCGGCGGCTCATGCTTTGAATTAGGCCATGCTGGCTCAATTCCTCGCGGAAAGCACCGCTGGCATACTGTGCGCCGCGATCACTGTGAACGATGACACCCGGGCGGGGGCTGCGAAACGTGATGGCATCGCCAAGTGCAGCGACAACAAGCTGAGAGTCAATTTTTCGACTGGTTTTCCAACCAATGATCTTTCGTGAATAAAGGTCAACGATGGCAGCAAGGTAGGTAAATCCTTCTTTCGTAGGGATATAGGTGATATCTGTCAGCCAGACTTCGTTGATCGCCTTGGTGGCGAAGTCTTGGTTCAAGAGGTTCGGAGCGATCGGGTAATTGTGGTTGGAGTCGGTTGTGGAAATTCGGAATTTAGTACGGCGATTTGCAGCAATTCCAGCCACCCCCATATATTTGGCAACGGTATTGAGGCAACAAGAAACGCCACGTCGAAGTAGCTCTTTGTGCACCCTGGGGCTGCCATAGGCATCATGGTGTTTCTCCGAGTGAATCTTGACGATCGCGCTGGTGACCTCCGCTTGTTTGGTCTTGGCCGCTGATGCTGGACGACCAACAAACTGATAGAAAGCAGCGGTTGAGACTTCTAGGGCACGGCAAAGCACCGTGACCGGCCAGCGATCACGATACTCGTCTATGAATTTCAGTCTCAGTTGTTTTCCTTTGCGAAGAACATCGTCGCTTTTTTTAAAATGTCTCGCTCCATTTTGAGCTGCCGGTTTTCTTCTCGCAGTCGCTTGAGTTCACTCTCAACAGAGCTGCTGCTGGCGACCTCAGCATCGAGTGTGCCGTCCTTCTCGAAGGCTTTCTTCCAACTACGAATCATGCTGTCACGCACACCCAAGTCTTTGCCGACTTGCGAGTAGGACAGTCCCTGCTCAATGACTTTCTTGACGGCGGCGAGCTTGAATTCGCGGCTAAATGTTCGACGTTCGCTCATGGATCGGTTCTCCTTTCAGAGAAGTGTGACATGCGCCGGTTCACTGTCAACTTTTCGTGGGGAATTCCAGTCATGCCAATGCAGACGGCCAAAAACGTAAAACCCGACAGCAGCATCCTAATCGACATCGGATTCTCGTCGTGGAAGTTTCGAATAAAGTCGCATAACGCTAGCCGTCACCTAGGACGTTTCATTTTCCAATCACAAAACTCACAAGCCGCGCGTAAGTGAGCAGCCTAGCTCTGGCTTCCAGCCTCTTTCGTACTCGTGCTCAGCAACGCGGTACTCGTGCTCAGCAACGCGGTACTCGTATTCAGCATCCACATTGCACTCCGCTACTGACTCGCAATCGACGATCTGATCGTATGAGGAACCATTAAATCACAAGCGTGACTCTGAGCATCGCTCAGCACCTCGGCAAGCGAGCGACGCTCCATATCGAATGGCCAGTGACCGGAGACAGGATCGGCCAACGGATCGCCGATTCGAGTACGAGTACCGGGCTGCGCCCTGAGTACGAGTACGAATATCAATGCCAGAACGCCCGATGTCACCATGACACGGGAACAACTATCAATTGCGAAATTACTCGACTACCACGATTTCGGTTCATCCCTCGGTTCGCCAGTCACCGTGTTCTCCCCGGACTCGATTGGTATTTCTTCACTCAGCCGGCCAACGGCCCCACCGACGCCACCCCCAATGCCACCTGCGACGGCCATGCCAATCAAATACTTCAACGTTGAAAACATAAAGTCGGAAGCCGCATCATTGTTCCCGGTAGAGTTACCGAACACACCAACTAGCGACACACAGGGGACCAAAAAAAACTCGAAAACGATTGCCGAAAGCAGCGCACCGATGATGGCCGACAACAAGGGGCGTCCAATGGAACCTGAAATCGCACCGACAAGCAAGCCAATTCCTGCAGACGGAAACATGAAGATCCATGCCGGTTCTCCGAGCGCCCAAACGACGACCAGACTTCGACCAATCGCACAGATAACGGCTCCTACAATCGCACCGGTTGGCGAAACACGCAAAGATTTCATTCTCGTAGCCGAACGTTTAAAATCACCCAGCGGCGACGGGAGATTCTCTGCCCCAAAACACCAAACTTTGCCGCTCGGTGTGCAATGTGTCGTTCTGCAGCGCAGGTTCAGGTGCCTACCTCGGTATTATTAAACCTGACCGAACCAGCGCCGGATTATACCCGTCCAGAACAGGGACAAGCAACTATCGCCGCCCATCGACAGCAGAAGTCGGATCTAGCTATCGAACACAAGCGTGACGCTGATCGCCGCTCAGCACCTCGGCAAACGAGCGACGATCCATATCGAATGGGACGGGACCGGAGACAGGATCGGGCAATGGTGCGCCGATTCGAGTACGAGTACCGGGCTGCACCCTGAGTACGAGTACGACATTTTCGATACCAAAACGATTGCGATAACCGGGTGACCGCGGTTGATCTTTCAAATGCAAACGCGCTGTCGGCCACTCCCCGTTCAGCGTTTGGCTATTCGCCAGGTTGGGCGTCTGCAATATCACGAACGGTGACAAGAATGCCGGTGGTCCTGCCCGCCCCAACGGTCGTTAACAGTCGAGGCCTACCCAGAACATAGACTTGCGTTGACTGCACGGTGTTCGTCAATACATTTGGCGGAGAATCACCGGATGGATCGCCATCAACGCGGCTTGTCGTATAGCTAATATTGGCAACGGCACCATCGTGATGCGGCTCAATCTCAAGACGCAGAATCGTTCCAATTTCTACAGCTTCAAAACGACGCGTTGTTGTGTCGCCTCGAGTCATGGTGTCCGTCGTTACGGAGATACGTTTACCAACTTGAACCATGCTTTCGGATGCCGACATTGCTGTCAGCCGTATCGTCTCCACTGGCTTAATCCCTGCACGGAGTATGGCGTTAACCACACTGCCTTCATCCAGACCAATGGGAATGGGCTTTTCAAGCTCGTATTCCGATAGCTCGATCAAATATTGAACACTATCGGCTTCGGTTTTGGTGCCAGCGTCTTCGGCGAGAATATCTCCGGTTGCACAGCTCAGGCAGACGAGCGACAGAACCGCGACGATTAGATTTAGATTCGATTTCATTTCAATTCCCCAGTCGGATAGCGGTAGTCGTCACCCAAGACGCCCAATTTGACTTCCATTTACAACCGTGCCATGGCCTCACTCAGTGCATGACATGGTTACGTCGCAAGTGCTCCCATCACCATGTGCAGAAACCCCAAAGACACAGAAAACACAGCTAGTATAGCGAAGCACTTTGAGCTTGTCGCTTCATTTACGATGTGGCGCGAAGTCCCGAAACCGAAGACTCCCGTCGAAAGCAATGTCAGAAGAAACACGGTCGCAAACGGCCGAATGAGACCAGGATCAGAAAGTGGAAAAAGTGAGCGTTACTCAAGGCACTACCCTAGATGTAAAACGACGGCAATCACGAGGGACGGGCGAACGACTTGCAAGCAAACGCCAAAACGGTCCATACGCCCTCCTTTGCATTTCATGGTGCGCCGCCTTGCCGCAAATTCACGTCAGCCATTGCAACCGACAGCGCAGGAAATCATACCGCGCGCAACGTCTACCAGCAATTGTTTCCAGCAACTGATTACATCTGCATCCAGATCCAAGCGAAGAATACAGATGCAGGCACCTGGATAGTGAACATCCAAAGTGCTCGTTTGCGAAAGAATGCGGCATAAATGGTTAACGCAATCGAAATAGCGAGACAGATGAATGATCCAATAAACGTGGCAATGGGGGGAGCTAAAGAAGCGATCCCACCACTAGGTTCATCGTTAACAAAAAGCACCATAACGGCGACAAAGCCAACCACGAAGATTGCGAGTGACAAAAGTGACAGTAGTGTGGCGCATCCTGAGCGTTCGAGATCATCCATTCCAAGTCAGGGGCTTGCTTCAGTGCGACGTATTGCTCGCGTTGGTGTTGTGGAACAGCTTCGCGATAGAGTGTCTTTGACGGTGTCGGCGAACGTTGGCGACATACTGGCAGTCGGAGCTGGCATGCAAGCCTACCCAAACGGCGTCCACCGTCTTTTAGCACCATCGCTTGGTCCGCCACGTCTTCTTAAGTCGCAATTTTTATGCTACAGCTGCCGACACTCGGCAAACCCAGAATAACACAACGGTCCCGTCCATGGTTAGCAGCCCCACAAGCATTCCAATCAGGGCAGCTGATGGCAATCGAAATCGCAGATGCAGCGTCCCCATAGCAGCACCCCAACCGGACAGACCTAGCAGTGGAAGACCGAACATGTCTGTGTTGCCGAACTGGTTTGAAACTAGCACAAACGCAACGATTACCGAGGGGAACTCAGCGAGAACCAAAAGCACGCAGCAAGGTCCAACTCGCATCGCGAGCAGTATCATTTGCGTAGATTAGCGCAATTCGCGGGCGAAAAACTGACTCGCATTATTGCCCGCTAATAACGCCAATTTCGCGAATGGATGCGCCAAGTGGCCCTAGCCAGAAACGAACAAGGATTGCCCTGCAGCCTTAGCCTACATGAACGTTGCAAGGGACAGGGAAACTCGTCCGCCGAGAGTCGAGAGTATTGATTCTCAGCAGGAATGGTGCGTTAACCTGCAAGAACCGAGACGATAATCGGGTGGCCGTGATTGATATTCCATTTAACGACGCAACAATCGGCCACTATTGGAATTTTCTTGCCCCCATCTTCTTGCCAACTTCTGCCGAGCAAATGGGCAGGAAGATAAGAAGCAGACGACTCTGGGGAACTGCCGAGGTTGATACGGATGTAAGTAGACACGTCATCGGCGGCTTCAGTAGCTTGTTGTGCAGCGTTCCCGCAGACATGCGCTCAGGCTCAGCACGAACAACACCATAAAGATCGCGTGGACAACGATCTCACCGCGGAACGTCTGCCACAGGAATGACCATTGTCCGCCTGCGGCGGCAATCGATTCCGGGTTGGGCCACCAGATATCGGACATTCCCAATCCCATCAGATAGCCGATCCCCATCAGCATACAAGCAGCAAACAGAAACAGACTTGTTAGCCTAGCAGCTTGGCTCTGTTGCCATCTCTGTACGAAAATGACGGATGCGGCCGCTGTCGCCAAAAGAAAGAGCAGCCGGTATTGCTCAGGCATGTTGATGTCGCCCCGAGGATGCAGATCTTGCAGCCAGTCGAGCGCTGCCGCCACGATGGTCACACTGATTGCCAACTGCCATGCCACTGTCGGCCAACGCCTGGACAGCAACAGCATGAAGCATCCCAGACCGGTAAAGTCGGTGAGCACATCCGCTGCCGTCATCGACAGGCTGCCGCGCGTGATCTCGGCCAAGCTTGGAAACATGAGCAACCACAATCTTGACCAAACGTAGAACACAAACAGAACCACAGCGCCGCCCACCAGCACGCCGATCAATCCACTGGCTGGAGACTGCGGAACAACCTCCGTTTTGCCTGAAGTCTCATCAGCGATTAAGAGATCCCGCAAGCGGTAGGCAGCGGATCCCAGCCCGGCCCCCAAAAGCAGGCCAAAGGTGAATTCCATGAACTTCCAATAAGGCAGCCAACGCCAAGCCTCCGAAACATGCGGTTGCCAGGCCAGGAAGAGGCTGCCAATGCCAAATCCCAGGCCACCACTGATTGCTCCGTAAAAGGCAAACGTTGCCGGCAACCGAAACGATCGCGGCTGGACGAACCGCAAATATCCCAGCAGAGCAATGGAGCCGACGAGGAGTCCAGCCCATGACTCATCGCGTGGCTTGTTCAAGGGATCAGAGAAATAGATCAACCTGGGGGCATTGATAAAAGCGATGCCGATGGTGATCCCCATTAGTAAGCAGCCGATCACTCCGATCAGATGACGCCATCGCATGCGATCGGCGACAAAGCCCAATCCAAGCATCGCGCCGCCCAGAAGTCCCCAGACCGCTCCCTTGGTCGTTGTCCCGATCAGTCCCCACAGGAATGTTTCGTCAACGCGAATTAGGCCAAGAGTCTGACCGTATGTCATGTTGCCACCGATCCCGATTCCGATGGTGCCAAATGCAACAACAACGGAAGCGGCCCTGACATCAACGCGCAGATACACGCATAACATCAGGCTGACCAACGCACCGGGAATCATGGCACCGAATGGCCCTCCGCCAATGTATCCCCGCAATCCCCATCCCAATGACATGATTACAGCCGGAACAAAAATCCAGGCCAGCATCGAATGTGTTTTCATTCCTGGCGTCTTCACGGATTCGATCATTTTTCCGTTCTCAGACCGATGCGGGTGCAGTCGCTGGCGAAGGGTCGAAGCCATCCGCCACGATGGCGTCCAGGGTGCATGAACAAAGGCTGGAGAGAGTGTGGCCTCTCCAACATCTCAGTTGTGTAGCGAATACCCGACGAGAGAATTCGAACCTCCAACCTACGTTCTCAACTTGATCCGAGCGTCCGGCAGAAGCAATGCTAAGGTTAAACTGCCACGGAGTTTACATCAATATCATTGTCTTGCAAGTTTCCGCATCTTCGCACCGGTTTAACGGCCTACGTCCGTCGATCGGTAGTTGCTCCCAAATTTCCATCCAGCCTCAAATCGGATTCCCGTTGTGAAGAACCTACACCGAAAACCACTTTGACAGCCCACACTGAGCGGCGTTTTCACTCTTGCGACTCAGGCCCGCGACGCTGCGCAGCGTTTGATATACGGGAACGGAACGATTCACCAGCAGAACGGTGTACCGATTCATCTTTTCCTGACTCCAGGATTTCTCTACTCTGCATTGTCCACGGATCTCGCCGCTTCTTTCAGCGCCCGATTGGTCTGGCTACCGCTTGCAATCGTTGGATCGATTGCCATGAAAGAAAATTTCGAGCAAGGAAGACATGGTCGGCGATTCCAAAAACGATCCCAACAATATTGAAAACCGAGGTCGATGCGGGCCTGTTTTTATCTGGGCTAC comes from the Roseimaritima multifibrata genome and includes:
- a CDS encoding IS3 family transposase (programmed frameshift); amino-acid sequence: MSERRTFSREFKLAAVKKVIEQGLSYSQVGKDLGVRDSMIRSWKKAFEKDGTLDAEVASSSSVESELKRLREENRQLKMERDIFKKSDDVLRKGKQLRLKFIDEYRDRWPVTVLCRALEVSTAAFYQFVGRPASAAKTKQAEVTSAIVKIHSEKHHDAYGSPRVHKELLRRGVSCCLNTVAKYMGVAGIAANRRTKFRISTTDSNHNYPIAPNLLNQDFATKAINEVWLTDITYIPTKEGFTYLAAIVDLYSRKIIGWKTSRKIDSQLVVAALGDAITFRSPRPGVIVHSDRGAQYASGAFREELSQHGLIQSMSRRGNCYDNAPMESFFKSYKTEEVRNEQYETHEQATRGASEFIEHFYTPVRLHSSLDYQSPIEFERSSQSRSH
- a CDS encoding type II and III secretion system protein translates to MKSNLNLIVAVLSLVCLSCATGDILAEDAGTKTEADSVQYLIELSEYELEKPIPIGLDEGSVVNAILRAGIKPVETIRLTAMSASESMVQVGKRISVTTDTMTRGDTTTRRFEAVEIGTILRLEIEPHHDGAVANISYTTSRVDGDPSGDSPPNVLTNTVQSTQVYVLGRPRLLTTVGAGRTTGILVTVRDIADAQPGE